A window of Primulina huaijiensis isolate GDHJ02 chromosome 9, ASM1229523v2, whole genome shotgun sequence contains these coding sequences:
- the LOC140985318 gene encoding signal recognition particle 43 kDa protein, chloroplastic-like isoform X1, with protein MNILQSLSRLKPSSPPLTLTPLPLPSQTHFSISVKTSLDHSKTSNLSLFATLESRASAAVPVEEFDEYDEDESYGEVSKIIGSRALQNGRGMEYLIEWKDDHAPTWVPSDYIAKDVVAEYDSPWWTDAKKADAAALERLIASDDGRDIDAVDQDGRTALLFVSGLGSEECVRLLAKAGANINHRDKSGGLTALHMAAGYVKPGVAKLLLDFGADPESEDDRKQTPLELARSILRVTPKGNPVQFAKRLGLENVIKILEDAIYEYSEVEVILERRGKGVNMEYLVMWKDGEANEWVKKGMIGEDLLKDFEAGLEYAVAESILDEREGEEGKKEYFVKWTDMEEPTWEPEENVDPDLIMEFGKGQSSKCKLRPIDAKLPTYHLLYLATEIKLVFSLKDIYLLLVPGASCGLWDTSSKWRDISLCSRKEIPSLTT; from the exons ATGAACATTCTTCAATCTCTCTCCCGTCTCAAACCCTCTTCACCTCCACTCACTCTCACTCCTCTCCCTCTTCCCTCCCAAACCCACTTCTCAATTTCCGTTAAAACTAGTCTTGACCACTCCAAGACTTCCAATTTATCTCTTTTCGCCACCCTAGAGAGCCGCGCATCAGCAGCTGTTCCAGTTGAAGAATTTGATGAATACGATGAAGACGAAAGTTATGGTGAGGTGAGCAAGATAATCGGCAGCAGAGCGCTTCAAAATGGCCGCGGAATGGAGTATTTGATTGAGTGGAAAGACGACCATGCTCCAACTTGGGTTCCCTCCGACTATATAGCAAAAGACGTGGTTGCAGAGTACGACTCTCCTTGGTGGACCGATGCCAAAAAGGCTGACGCCGCAGCTCTGGAGCGGTTGATTGCATCCGATGATGGAAGGGACATTGATGCCGTCGATCAAGATGGTCGCACTGCACTTTTGTTTGTATCTGGGCTTGGCTCGGAAGAGTGCGTTAGACTTCTGGCGAAGGCTGGAGCTAATATAAACCACAGGGATAAAAGCGGCGGCTTGACGGCGTTGCACATGGCCGCCGGCTATGTGAAGCCTGGGGTGGCGAAATTATTGCTAGATTTTGGGGCGGACCCGGAATCGGAAGATGATAGAAAGCAGACTCCGTTGGAGTTGGCGAGGAGTATTCTTAGGGTGACACCAAAGGGAAATCCTGTGCAGTTTGCTAAGAGATTGGGGCTCGAAAATGTGATAAAGATATTGGAGGATGCAATATACGAGTATTCGGAGGTGGAGGTGATATTAGAGAGAAGAGGGAAGGGCGTGAATATGGAATATCTAGTGATGTGGAAAGACGGAGAGGCGAATGAGTGGGTGAAGAAAGGTATGATAGGGGAGgatttgcttaaagattttgagGCGGGGCTTGAATACGCCGTGGCGGAAAGCATTTTGGATGAGAGGGAAGGAGAAGAAGGGAAGAAAGAGTATTTTGTAAAATGGACAGATATGGAGGAGCCCACCTGGGAGCCTGAGGAGAATGTTGATCCTGATTTGATCATGGAGTTCGGGAAGGGCCAGTCAAGTAAA TGCAAATTGCGACCAATTGACGCAAAACTGCCAACGTATCACTTACTCTATCTGGCCACTGAGATCAAGCTTGTCTTCTCCCTTAAGGACATTTACTTGCTTCTGGTTCCGGGAGCCTCTTGTGGCCTGTGGGATACTTCGTCAAAGTGGAGAGATATTAGCCTTTGTTCAAGGAAAGAGATTCCGAGTTTGACTACTTAG
- the LOC140985318 gene encoding signal recognition particle 43 kDa protein, chloroplastic-like isoform X2, with amino-acid sequence MNILQSLSRLKPSSPPLTLTPLPLPSQTHFSISVKTSLDHSKTSNLSLFATLESRASAAVPVEEFDEYDEDESYGEVSKIIGSRALQNGRGMEYLIEWKDDHAPTWVPSDYIAKDVVAEYDSPWWTDAKKADAAALERLIASDDGRDIDAVDQDGRTALLFVSGLGSEECVRLLAKAGANINHRDKSGGLTALHMAAGYVKPGVAKLLLDFGADPESEDDRKQTPLELARSILRVTPKGNPVQFAKRLGLENVIKILEDAIYEYSEVEVILERRGKGVNMEYLVMWKDGEANEWVKKGMIGEDLLKDFEAGLEYAVAESILDEREGEEGKKEYFVKWTDMEEPTWEPEENVDPDLIMEFGKGQSSKVTEPSS; translated from the coding sequence ATGAACATTCTTCAATCTCTCTCCCGTCTCAAACCCTCTTCACCTCCACTCACTCTCACTCCTCTCCCTCTTCCCTCCCAAACCCACTTCTCAATTTCCGTTAAAACTAGTCTTGACCACTCCAAGACTTCCAATTTATCTCTTTTCGCCACCCTAGAGAGCCGCGCATCAGCAGCTGTTCCAGTTGAAGAATTTGATGAATACGATGAAGACGAAAGTTATGGTGAGGTGAGCAAGATAATCGGCAGCAGAGCGCTTCAAAATGGCCGCGGAATGGAGTATTTGATTGAGTGGAAAGACGACCATGCTCCAACTTGGGTTCCCTCCGACTATATAGCAAAAGACGTGGTTGCAGAGTACGACTCTCCTTGGTGGACCGATGCCAAAAAGGCTGACGCCGCAGCTCTGGAGCGGTTGATTGCATCCGATGATGGAAGGGACATTGATGCCGTCGATCAAGATGGTCGCACTGCACTTTTGTTTGTATCTGGGCTTGGCTCGGAAGAGTGCGTTAGACTTCTGGCGAAGGCTGGAGCTAATATAAACCACAGGGATAAAAGCGGCGGCTTGACGGCGTTGCACATGGCCGCCGGCTATGTGAAGCCTGGGGTGGCGAAATTATTGCTAGATTTTGGGGCGGACCCGGAATCGGAAGATGATAGAAAGCAGACTCCGTTGGAGTTGGCGAGGAGTATTCTTAGGGTGACACCAAAGGGAAATCCTGTGCAGTTTGCTAAGAGATTGGGGCTCGAAAATGTGATAAAGATATTGGAGGATGCAATATACGAGTATTCGGAGGTGGAGGTGATATTAGAGAGAAGAGGGAAGGGCGTGAATATGGAATATCTAGTGATGTGGAAAGACGGAGAGGCGAATGAGTGGGTGAAGAAAGGTATGATAGGGGAGgatttgcttaaagattttgagGCGGGGCTTGAATACGCCGTGGCGGAAAGCATTTTGGATGAGAGGGAAGGAGAAGAAGGGAAGAAAGAGTATTTTGTAAAATGGACAGATATGGAGGAGCCCACCTGGGAGCCTGAGGAGAATGTTGATCCTGATTTGATCATGGAGTTCGGGAAGGGCCAGTCAAGTAAA